The following are encoded in a window of Francisella tularensis subsp. tularensis genomic DNA:
- a CDS encoding ornithine cyclodeaminase has translation MSKTRLYSWSEFDKSPRYAAHVPGGVLELMPTADKELFTYKYVNGHPGNPKYGKQTVIATGQLSEIKHGYPLLISEMTILTALRTAAATILATDYLARKDSKTMALIGTGAQSEFQTLAHKLIRPIQTVRYFDTDPQAMKKYANNMKDVDLEFIACDSAKEACEGADIIVVCTACKLHAIVIENDWIKEGVHISGLGGDCPGKTELDMDILFRGKVVVEYKEQSMIEGEIQNLSPQQVEQVLHAEVWEILTGNKKGCENDKEITIYDSVGFAIEDFSALRLTLDLAEKYDIGSQMDMVPPIKDPKNLFSVL, from the coding sequence TTGAGTAAAACAAGACTTTATTCGTGGAGTGAATTTGATAAATCGCCACGATATGCAGCACATGTACCAGGTGGTGTGTTAGAACTTATGCCGACAGCAGATAAGGAACTATTTACCTATAAGTATGTAAATGGTCATCCAGGAAATCCAAAATATGGTAAACAAACAGTAATTGCTACAGGTCAGTTAAGTGAAATTAAGCATGGTTATCCGTTATTAATATCTGAGATGACCATTCTTACTGCATTAAGAACAGCTGCTGCAACTATTTTAGCAACTGATTATCTAGCGCGTAAAGACAGTAAAACTATGGCATTAATAGGTACAGGTGCCCAAAGCGAATTTCAGACTTTAGCACATAAGTTAATTAGACCTATACAGACAGTTAGATATTTTGATACAGATCCACAAGCTATGAAAAAATATGCTAACAATATGAAAGATGTCGATCTTGAGTTTATAGCTTGTGATAGTGCTAAAGAGGCTTGTGAGGGTGCTGATATTATTGTTGTATGTACTGCTTGTAAGCTTCACGCAATTGTTATTGAAAATGACTGGATCAAAGAAGGTGTTCATATCAGTGGCTTAGGAGGTGATTGCCCTGGTAAAACCGAGCTTGATATGGATATTCTTTTTAGAGGTAAGGTTGTAGTTGAGTATAAAGAGCAGTCAATGATTGAGGGCGAAATTCAAAATTTATCTCCACAACAAGTAGAACAGGTACTTCATGCAGAGGTTTGGGAAATCTTAACAGGTAACAAGAAGGGTTGTGAGAATGATAAAGAAATCACAATTTATGATTCAGTTGGTTTTGCAATTGAAGATTTCTCAGCTTTACGTTTAACTTTAGATCTGGCTGAAAAATATGATATTGGCAGTCAGATGGATATGGTTCCACCGATAAAAGATCCTAAAAACTTATTTTCAGTTCTTTAA
- a CDS encoding acyl-CoA-binding protein, which yields MTELEKKFEEMLIAVRDATIDFKPDNSQKLKLYAFYKQVKEGDNNTKKPSALKMVERAKWMAWDAIKGMSKEDAMRGYLRVFGEEYLPAGESDNDSPSSTIASKLEPVESKSQRKAIDKIAVLGAGTMGAQIAAHFANAKFLVVLFDLKSQQGSANVIIEDSLAKLTKLNPAPFGSKDSIKYITPANYEDNLELLADCDLIIEAVAERIDIKESLYTKISSHIKENAILASNTSGLSITKLAQVLPENLKVNFCGVHFFNPPRYMPLVELIPHADTNSEILDKLETFLVEKLGKSIIRAKDTPNFIANRLGVFSMLVTCYYTEQMNIPLEVVDELTGKKLGRAKSATYRTADLVGLDVLSHVVETMKDNLEDGWQKLYNTPNWIQNLINNGSLGQKTKKGLYIKASDGIKVLDLGTNEYRPADKKADKEILDILAERDWSKKLEGLRNSDNHQAQFLWATFREMFLYAAHLVGDISNFPKDMDLAIRWGFGWKQGIFEIWQLAGWHKVASWLKDDISTGKALSTNTLPSWIDTLDISVYQNNKEFSYKDKELISRDSLDVYKRQLFADNIVEHTSTLATQTLYENDGVKLWQIDDYSNIGILSFKSKMCAIGDDVLDGISESINYAEEKLDGLVIWQEQDVFSVGANLEEFGIKFAMNGEAAIEEVIRKGHSIISKKLRYSKIPVVAAVKGFAFGGGCETILHSDAAVAAYESYIGLVEAAVGIIPGWGGSKEMAVRASQAQDHWKDFERRYKNLALAQVAKSAYEAKEMGFLRDDDIVVMNTKEILLVAIKKAQLMALAGYQPPLKQKVPVFGETGIATIKALLVNMRDGNQISEHDYKIAVNLADTMCGGQIEKDTEVSEDWLLERELINFKELAISEKTEARMKYMLETGKPLRN from the coding sequence ATGACAGAGTTAGAGAAAAAGTTTGAAGAAATGCTGATAGCCGTTCGTGATGCGACTATTGATTTCAAACCTGATAATAGCCAAAAGCTAAAACTTTACGCTTTTTATAAACAAGTAAAAGAAGGTGATAATAATACAAAAAAACCTTCTGCTTTGAAAATGGTTGAACGCGCTAAGTGGATGGCTTGGGATGCGATTAAAGGCATGTCAAAAGAAGATGCTATGCGTGGTTATCTAAGGGTTTTTGGCGAGGAGTATCTTCCGGCGGGAGAAAGTGATAATGATAGTCCTAGTAGCACTATCGCAAGTAAATTAGAACCTGTAGAAAGTAAATCACAGCGTAAAGCTATTGATAAAATTGCAGTTCTTGGTGCTGGAACTATGGGAGCACAAATTGCTGCTCACTTTGCAAATGCTAAATTCCTTGTTGTTTTATTTGATTTAAAATCCCAACAAGGTAGTGCTAATGTTATTATTGAAGATTCTCTAGCCAAGCTCACCAAACTTAATCCTGCCCCTTTTGGTTCAAAAGATTCAATAAAATACATTACTCCAGCAAATTATGAAGATAATCTTGAGCTTCTAGCAGACTGTGATTTAATCATAGAAGCAGTAGCCGAACGTATAGATATCAAAGAAAGCCTCTACACAAAAATCTCTAGTCATATCAAAGAAAATGCAATTTTAGCATCAAATACTTCTGGCTTGAGTATCACAAAACTAGCACAAGTATTACCAGAGAATCTCAAAGTTAATTTCTGTGGTGTACACTTTTTTAACCCACCGCGCTATATGCCTTTAGTTGAGCTAATCCCTCATGCAGATACTAATTCTGAAATTTTGGATAAACTAGAAACATTCTTAGTTGAAAAACTTGGTAAAAGTATAATTCGCGCAAAAGATACACCAAATTTTATCGCTAATAGATTAGGTGTCTTTTCAATGCTAGTAACTTGTTACTATACAGAGCAGATGAATATTCCTTTAGAAGTTGTTGATGAACTTACAGGCAAAAAACTAGGTCGTGCAAAAAGTGCTACTTATAGAACTGCTGATTTGGTTGGTTTAGATGTGTTATCTCATGTTGTTGAAACTATGAAAGATAATCTCGAAGATGGTTGGCAAAAGCTATACAACACACCCAACTGGATTCAGAATCTAATCAATAATGGTTCACTTGGTCAAAAGACTAAAAAAGGCTTATATATCAAAGCATCTGATGGTATCAAAGTACTTGACTTAGGTACTAATGAATATCGCCCTGCTGATAAAAAAGCTGATAAAGAAATCTTAGATATACTAGCTGAGAGAGATTGGAGCAAAAAACTGGAAGGTCTGCGTAATAGCGATAATCATCAAGCTCAATTCTTATGGGCAACTTTTAGAGAGATGTTCTTATATGCTGCTCATCTAGTTGGAGATATCTCAAATTTCCCTAAAGACATGGATTTAGCAATTCGTTGGGGATTTGGTTGGAAACAAGGTATTTTCGAGATATGGCAACTTGCTGGGTGGCATAAAGTAGCTAGCTGGCTAAAAGACGATATTTCAACTGGTAAAGCATTATCAACAAATACTCTACCTAGCTGGATTGATACTCTTGATATCAGTGTTTATCAAAATAATAAAGAGTTTAGCTATAAGGATAAAGAGCTAATATCTCGTGATAGCCTAGATGTTTATAAACGTCAACTATTCGCTGATAATATAGTTGAACATACTAGCACTTTAGCGACACAAACACTTTATGAAAATGATGGTGTCAAACTATGGCAGATTGATGACTATAGCAATATCGGAATACTCTCATTTAAGAGTAAGATGTGTGCTATTGGTGATGATGTTTTAGATGGTATATCTGAGTCTATCAACTATGCTGAAGAAAAGCTTGATGGTCTTGTTATTTGGCAAGAGCAAGATGTATTTTCGGTAGGTGCCAACTTAGAGGAATTTGGTATCAAATTTGCAATGAACGGCGAAGCAGCTATCGAAGAGGTAATCCGTAAAGGTCATAGCATTATCAGTAAAAAATTACGCTATAGCAAAATACCTGTTGTTGCAGCTGTCAAAGGCTTTGCTTTTGGTGGTGGCTGTGAAACAATCTTACATAGTGATGCTGCTGTTGCTGCGTATGAAAGCTATATTGGCCTTGTTGAAGCTGCTGTAGGAATTATCCCTGGTTGGGGCGGCTCAAAAGAAATGGCAGTTAGAGCATCTCAAGCTCAAGATCACTGGAAAGACTTTGAGCGTCGCTATAAGAACCTTGCTCTTGCACAAGTGGCTAAAAGTGCTTATGAAGCCAAAGAAATGGGCTTTTTGCGTGATGATGATATAGTAGTAATGAATACTAAAGAGATCCTACTTGTAGCAATTAAGAAAGCTCAACTTATGGCTCTAGCTGGTTATCAACCACCTCTGAAACAAAAAGTCCCAGTATTTGGTGAAACTGGTATTGCTACAATTAAAGCCTTACTAGTAAATATGCGCGATGGTAATCAGATATCTGAACATGATTATAAGATTGCAGTAAATTTAGCAGATACTATGTGTGGTGGTCAGATAGAAAAAGATACTGAAGTTTCTGAAGATTGGCTACTCGAAAGAGAGCTGATAAACTTCAAAGAACTTGCGATATCTGAGAAAACAGAAGCTAGAATGAAATATATGCTAGAAACTGGCAAACCACTAAGAAATTAA
- a CDS encoding PaaI family thioesterase, whose translation MINLDDYKPIDFPWNFTCFSDIAKNPLGVKLPLYHIGEHMYTKFKCLPNHVGWDNVIHGGIIALICDDILGKHVLSISKSFCMTRNLNIKYLKPTYSKVEHIFKTTVIRKGRTTVWIKVDIFNEKGDLCAYADADFALLEEHHAKQKDIANYKLDDLVAHLK comes from the coding sequence ATGATAAATTTAGATGATTATAAACCAATTGATTTCCCATGGAATTTTACTTGCTTCAGTGACATAGCCAAGAATCCTCTTGGAGTGAAGCTACCTCTGTATCATATTGGTGAGCATATGTATACAAAGTTCAAATGTCTACCAAATCATGTTGGTTGGGATAATGTTATTCATGGTGGTATTATTGCACTTATATGTGATGATATTCTTGGTAAGCATGTTTTGAGCATTAGTAAGTCATTTTGTATGACCCGCAACTTAAATATTAAATACCTAAAGCCAACCTATAGTAAAGTAGAGCATATATTCAAAACAACTGTAATTCGTAAAGGTCGTACTACCGTCTGGATTAAAGTTGATATCTTCAATGAAAAAGGCGATCTATGTGCTTATGCTGATGCTGATTTTGCCCTTTTAGAAGAGCATCATGCTAAACAAAAAGATATCGCAAATTATAAACTTGACGATTTAGTAGCACATCTTAAATAA
- a CDS encoding NADP-dependent isocitrate dehydrogenase, which produces MHKIFYTFTDEAPALATGSFLPIVESFTKVADIELETKDISLSARILANFNDYLTAEQKCSDDLAILGELAKTPDANIIKLPNISASIPQLTAAIKELQSKGYKIPDYPYEPKDDKEQEIKARYAKVLGSAVNPVLREGNSDRRVADAVKKYAEKHPHSMGEWTKDSKSHVASMSADDFYANEKSYIVPKATKVKIVHIDTKGTQTVLKDNLALEEKEIIDATKISIKALREFYKNEIAKAKKEGTLLSLHLKATMMKVSDPILFGHAVEIFFEDIFKKYAKEFKELGVNPRNGWGDAVEKIKQLPQELQDKINADIEKVFAKQPDIAMVNSNKGITNLNVPSDVIIDASMPAAIRSSGKMWNKDGKLQDMKAMIPDRCYAGVYAATIDFCKENGAFDVATMGDVSNVGLMAKKAEEYGSHDKTFEIQADGKVEVIDAEGNVIFEHQVEKGDIWRACQTKDIAVKDWVKLVVNRAKITQNPAIFWLDSKRAHDRNLIAKVNEYLTHHDTTGLDIQILSPVEATKYSLKRMKEGKNTISVTGNVLRDYLTDLFPILELGTSAKMLSIVPLLAGGGLFETGAGGSAPKHVEQLIEENHLRWDSLGEFLALGASLEDLAIKTRDAKIKVLAETLSQANKDFLDNDKSPRRKVGELDTRGSHFYLAYYWVKALAEQTGNAELKAKFEPIYIELKANKDKIVKELNDAQGKKVDVGGYYHMDRVKLDAVMRPSKTFNTILAQI; this is translated from the coding sequence ATGCATAAAATATTTTATACATTTACAGATGAAGCACCAGCATTGGCAACAGGATCATTTTTACCAATAGTTGAGAGCTTTACTAAAGTTGCAGATATAGAGTTAGAAACGAAAGATATTTCTCTATCAGCGCGGATATTGGCTAACTTTAATGATTACCTTACTGCAGAGCAAAAGTGTTCTGATGATTTAGCGATACTTGGAGAGCTTGCAAAAACTCCAGATGCTAATATTATAAAACTTCCAAATATTAGTGCATCAATTCCTCAGCTTACAGCAGCTATTAAAGAACTTCAGTCAAAGGGTTATAAAATACCTGATTATCCATATGAGCCAAAAGATGATAAAGAGCAAGAAATTAAAGCACGCTATGCAAAAGTTTTAGGGAGTGCCGTAAACCCTGTTTTAAGAGAAGGTAACTCTGATCGTAGAGTTGCTGATGCTGTTAAGAAGTACGCCGAGAAACATCCACATTCTATGGGTGAATGGACAAAAGACTCTAAATCTCATGTGGCAAGTATGAGTGCTGATGACTTTTATGCTAATGAGAAATCTTATATTGTACCAAAAGCAACTAAGGTTAAAATAGTCCATATAGATACAAAAGGCACTCAAACTGTGCTTAAAGATAATCTTGCGCTAGAAGAAAAAGAAATTATTGATGCTACTAAGATATCTATAAAAGCTTTAAGAGAATTCTACAAAAATGAAATAGCTAAGGCTAAAAAAGAAGGTACGCTATTATCCCTCCACCTAAAAGCTACGATGATGAAAGTTTCTGATCCAATATTGTTTGGTCATGCGGTAGAGATCTTTTTCGAAGATATTTTCAAAAAGTATGCTAAAGAGTTTAAAGAGTTAGGTGTAAATCCTCGTAATGGTTGGGGTGATGCAGTAGAGAAAATCAAGCAACTTCCACAAGAACTTCAAGATAAAATTAATGCCGATATTGAAAAAGTATTTGCAAAGCAGCCTGATATTGCGATGGTTAATTCTAACAAGGGTATTACAAACCTAAATGTTCCGAGTGATGTAATTATTGATGCTTCTATGCCTGCGGCTATTCGTTCATCTGGTAAGATGTGGAACAAAGATGGCAAACTTCAAGATATGAAAGCGATGATTCCTGATAGATGTTATGCTGGAGTGTATGCGGCAACTATCGATTTCTGTAAAGAAAATGGCGCTTTTGATGTGGCTACTATGGGTGATGTTTCTAACGTTGGTCTGATGGCGAAAAAAGCAGAAGAGTATGGTTCTCATGATAAGACATTTGAAATCCAAGCTGATGGTAAAGTTGAAGTTATTGATGCTGAAGGTAATGTAATATTTGAGCATCAAGTCGAAAAAGGCGATATTTGGCGTGCTTGTCAAACTAAAGATATCGCAGTTAAAGACTGGGTTAAACTAGTTGTTAATAGAGCTAAAATTACTCAAAATCCTGCGATTTTTTGGTTGGATTCAAAAAGAGCTCATGATAGAAACCTAATTGCTAAAGTGAATGAGTATTTAACTCATCATGATACTACTGGCTTAGATATTCAAATATTATCTCCAGTAGAAGCTACGAAATACTCTCTAAAAAGAATGAAAGAGGGTAAAAATACAATTTCTGTGACAGGTAACGTTTTAAGAGATTACTTGACAGATTTATTTCCTATTTTAGAGCTTGGTACTTCTGCTAAGATGCTTTCTATAGTTCCGCTATTAGCTGGAGGTGGATTATTTGAAACTGGGGCTGGTGGTTCTGCGCCTAAACACGTTGAGCAACTTATTGAGGAAAATCACCTAAGATGGGATTCTTTAGGTGAGTTTTTGGCTTTAGGAGCATCATTAGAAGACTTGGCTATCAAAACTAGAGATGCTAAAATCAAGGTTTTAGCTGAGACATTATCACAGGCAAACAAAGATTTCTTGGATAATGATAAATCGCCGCGTCGTAAAGTTGGTGAGCTTGATACTCGAGGAAGTCATTTCTATTTGGCTTACTATTGGGTTAAGGCTCTAGCTGAGCAAACAGGTAATGCTGAATTAAAAGCTAAATTTGAGCCAATTTATATTGAACTAAAAGCTAATAAGGATAAAATTGTCAAAGAGCTTAATGATGCTCAAGGCAAAAAAGTTGATGTTGGTGGCTACTATCATATGGATAGAGTAAAATTAGATGCAGTGATGAGGCCGAGTAAAACTTTTAATACAATTTTGGCGCAAATATAA
- a CDS encoding nicotinate phosphoribosyltransferase, whose amino-acid sequence MSFDNLLLMTDSYKHSHRYQYPRDTHYLHFYLESRGTANKDLGNYTKFFGLQYYVKKYLSQPITQQMIDDAEKILLAHGLPFYRSGFEKILNNYNGYLPIRIRAVREGSLIPLHNVLMTIESTDEELFWLPGFVETLLLKVWYPTTVATISFNIKQLIKRYLLETADSLDKLDFMLHDFGYRGVSSEESAGIGGAAHLTNFLGTDTLAALHVCKEFYAEDMAGFSIPASEHSTMTSWGVGTECEREAFENMIAQFGDSSVLYACVSDSWDFKKAIQTWVDLKDRVTAKKANLVIRPDSGDAVDNILYALYELDKGYGSRLNSKGYKVLNNVALIQGDSVSISLAKKVLEAMKIQGYSAENIAFGMGGALLQGNYESSINRDSFKFAIKCSAIMRGNTLIGVKKEPITDLAKKSKQGRLDLIKDAKGNYKTIVLDDSYALGEYHPESQLQTYYDNGEIKFEQSLAQIRNYTN is encoded by the coding sequence ATGAGTTTTGATAACCTGCTTCTAATGACAGATAGTTATAAGCATTCACATCGGTATCAATATCCTAGAGATACTCATTATCTACATTTTTATCTAGAAAGTCGTGGTACAGCAAATAAAGATTTGGGTAATTATACTAAATTTTTTGGTTTGCAATATTATGTAAAAAAATATTTATCTCAACCAATAACTCAACAAATGATAGATGATGCAGAAAAAATTTTATTAGCTCATGGTTTACCATTTTATCGTAGTGGATTTGAGAAGATATTAAATAATTACAATGGCTATTTACCAATTAGAATTCGTGCAGTTAGAGAGGGTAGTCTAATTCCTTTACATAATGTTTTGATGACTATAGAAAGTACAGATGAAGAATTATTTTGGTTACCTGGATTTGTTGAGACTTTACTTTTAAAAGTATGGTATCCAACAACTGTAGCAACAATTAGTTTTAATATAAAACAGCTAATAAAGAGATATCTACTTGAGACAGCAGATAGTTTGGATAAATTAGATTTTATGCTTCATGATTTCGGTTATAGAGGTGTTTCGTCAGAAGAGTCAGCTGGGATTGGTGGCGCGGCACACCTAACTAATTTCCTAGGAACAGATACATTAGCAGCATTACATGTTTGCAAAGAATTCTATGCTGAAGATATGGCTGGATTTTCAATCCCTGCAAGTGAGCATTCAACTATGACAAGCTGGGGTGTCGGCACTGAGTGTGAGCGTGAGGCTTTTGAAAATATGATAGCACAATTTGGTGATAGTAGTGTTCTATATGCTTGTGTTTCTGATAGTTGGGATTTCAAAAAAGCAATTCAAACATGGGTTGATTTAAAAGATAGGGTTACAGCTAAAAAAGCAAATTTAGTTATCCGCCCTGATTCTGGAGATGCGGTTGATAATATACTATATGCATTGTATGAATTAGATAAAGGTTATGGTAGTAGACTAAACTCTAAAGGATATAAAGTATTAAACAATGTTGCATTGATTCAAGGTGATAGCGTAAGTATTAGCTTGGCAAAAAAAGTCTTAGAAGCTATGAAAATACAAGGTTACTCAGCAGAGAATATCGCTTTTGGTATGGGTGGGGCGTTACTGCAAGGTAATTATGAATCGTCAATAAATAGAGATAGTTTCAAATTTGCAATCAAGTGCTCAGCGATTATGCGTGGTAATACTCTAATAGGTGTCAAAAAAGAACCTATTACAGACCTAGCAAAAAAATCAAAACAAGGACGCCTTGATTTAATAAAAGATGCTAAGGGGAATTATAAAACTATAGTTCTTGATGATAGTTATGCTCTTGGCGAATATCATCCTGAGTCACAACTACAAACATATTATGATAATGGTGAAATTAAATTTGAGCAGAGTTTAGCACAGATACGTAATTACACTAATTAA
- a CDS encoding acetyl-CoA C-acyltransferase, producing the protein MSENVYIVAAKRSAVTKGKKGGFAKKRPDELLADVLRRTVAEANINPNDIEDIVVGCAMPEAEQGLNVARISSLLAGLPNSVPAFTINRYCSSGLQSIAIAANEIAQGNIDVAIGAGVESMSMIPFGGNKMSFSKEIFAKDENVAIAYGMGITAEMVAKDWNVSRQDQDAFALESHQKAIHAIESGYFKDEILPIDVDHNKPDEATGEIIIHKQTITEDEGARKDTSLEALAKLKPAFANGGSVTAGNSSQVSDGAAAVILVSEKYLKEHNLKPLGKFLGFAVAGVDPRIMGIGPIKAIPKVLRQTGLNIDDIDWIELNEAFAAQSLAVINDLKLDKNKVNPCGGAIALGHPLGATGTILTVKALHGLQRTSKKYAMITMCIGTGMGAAGIIEAC; encoded by the coding sequence ATGAGTGAAAATGTATATATAGTCGCTGCAAAACGCTCTGCTGTTACAAAAGGTAAAAAAGGTGGCTTTGCAAAAAAACGTCCTGATGAGTTACTAGCAGATGTACTTAGAAGAACTGTCGCTGAAGCTAATATTAATCCTAACGATATAGAAGATATAGTCGTCGGCTGTGCTATGCCTGAAGCTGAACAAGGCTTAAATGTTGCAAGAATATCATCTCTTTTGGCTGGACTACCTAATAGTGTTCCTGCTTTTACGATCAATCGTTACTGTAGCTCTGGACTACAGTCAATTGCTATTGCAGCAAATGAAATTGCTCAAGGTAATATCGATGTTGCTATCGGTGCTGGTGTTGAAAGTATGAGTATGATTCCTTTTGGTGGTAACAAGATGTCTTTTAGTAAAGAAATCTTTGCTAAGGATGAAAATGTTGCCATAGCTTATGGTATGGGTATCACAGCTGAGATGGTTGCTAAAGATTGGAATGTGTCACGACAAGATCAAGATGCTTTTGCTCTTGAAAGTCATCAAAAGGCTATCCATGCTATCGAGAGTGGTTATTTCAAAGATGAAATACTGCCTATAGATGTTGATCACAACAAACCAGATGAAGCAACTGGAGAGATCATTATTCATAAACAAACCATAACTGAAGATGAAGGGGCTCGAAAAGATACCTCACTAGAGGCATTAGCTAAACTAAAACCTGCTTTTGCTAATGGTGGATCTGTGACTGCTGGTAATAGTTCACAAGTATCAGACGGTGCTGCAGCTGTGATTTTAGTTAGTGAAAAATACCTAAAAGAGCACAACCTAAAACCTTTAGGTAAGTTTCTAGGATTTGCTGTAGCTGGTGTTGATCCACGCATTATGGGTATTGGCCCAATCAAAGCTATACCCAAAGTGCTTAGGCAAACTGGTTTAAATATCGATGATATTGACTGGATAGAGTTAAATGAAGCTTTTGCGGCTCAATCACTCGCTGTGATTAATGATTTGAAACTTGATAAAAATAAAGTTAATCCTTGTGGTGGTGCTATTGCCTTAGGGCATCCACTTGGTGCAACAGGAACTATACTAACAGTCAAAGCACTACATGGACTACAACGCACTAGTAAAAAATATGCTATGATTACGATGTGTATTGGTACTGGTATGGGTGCAGCTGGTATTATTGAAGCTTGTTAG
- a CDS encoding arsenate reductase family protein, whose amino-acid sequence MKFYHNPKCSKSRQAKQILDQNNIDYEIHLYLDKPLSKDQVIVLLQKLKLSIRDIIRTKENIWKENFSDKEFTEAELIEIVVANPGLLERPIIENGDFAVVARSDEKIQQILNTY is encoded by the coding sequence ATGAAGTTTTATCATAATCCAAAATGTTCAAAATCACGCCAAGCTAAGCAGATTCTAGATCAAAATAATATTGATTATGAAATACACTTATATTTAGATAAACCTTTATCAAAAGATCAGGTTATAGTACTGCTTCAAAAGCTTAAGCTCTCGATAAGAGATATAATTCGTACCAAAGAAAATATTTGGAAAGAAAACTTTAGTGATAAAGAGTTTACAGAGGCTGAGCTTATAGAGATTGTCGTAGCTAATCCTGGATTGTTAGAGCGACCAATAATTGAGAATGGCGATTTTGCAGTAGTTGCAAGGTCTGATGAGAAAATACAACAGATATTAAATACCTACTAG
- a CDS encoding arginine deiminase-related protein codes for MNKYIANTVVMVEPKYLCFNQETSVNNAFQNQLDISNDELQNRVIHEFENMVAKIRANGIEVIVLESKPNTPDAVFPNNWFSTHLIDNQPYVFIYPMYTQNRRNEVQVDKLLEQLNKLTTTNYKVIDLRGDYSKALEGTGVFIFDHEFKTAYMSLSPRADAQLAQQVCDKIGYKLVTFTSYDKKGPIYHTNVMLSIGEHLAIVCLESIKSAIERELVIKTLQQSNKQIIDISLEQMYQMCGNVLEVKNKADKSFLILSQTAYNGFSQSQLALISKYATPIACDITNIEVVGGGSARCMLAEVFL; via the coding sequence ATGAATAAATATATTGCCAACACTGTAGTCATGGTCGAACCAAAATACTTGTGCTTTAATCAAGAGACTTCGGTTAATAATGCCTTTCAAAACCAACTAGATATTTCAAATGATGAGCTACAAAATAGAGTTATACATGAGTTTGAAAATATGGTTGCGAAGATTCGTGCTAATGGTATCGAGGTTATTGTTTTAGAATCGAAACCAAATACTCCTGATGCGGTCTTTCCAAATAACTGGTTTTCAACTCATCTAATAGATAATCAACCATATGTTTTTATATATCCAATGTATACACAAAATCGTCGTAATGAAGTTCAAGTCGATAAATTGTTAGAGCAACTTAATAAACTTACAACAACTAACTACAAGGTTATAGATTTGCGTGGTGATTATTCAAAAGCTCTTGAAGGAACAGGAGTTTTTATATTTGATCATGAGTTTAAAACTGCTTATATGTCATTATCTCCAAGAGCAGATGCTCAATTAGCACAACAAGTTTGTGATAAGATAGGATATAAATTAGTTACATTTACAAGTTATGATAAAAAAGGTCCTATTTATCATACGAATGTGATGTTAAGTATAGGTGAGCATTTAGCTATAGTTTGTCTTGAGTCAATAAAGTCAGCTATAGAAAGAGAACTAGTTATAAAAACTCTGCAACAGTCAAATAAACAAATAATAGATATATCTTTAGAACAAATGTACCAAATGTGTGGCAATGTTTTGGAGGTCAAAAATAAAGCTGATAAAAGCTTCTTAATACTTTCGCAAACTGCATATAACGGTTTTTCTCAAAGTCAATTAGCATTGATTAGTAAGTATGCAACTCCTATAGCTTGTGATATTACAAATATTGAAGTTGTTGGTGGGGGTAGTGCTAGATGTATGTTGGCGGAAGTTTTTTTATAG
- a CDS encoding YdcH family protein yields the protein MLERHPLVKEFPELREQLHAIKEDHYISNQMKKYEDLDKKIYSLESTGMFEDSQLEDLKKQRLEIKDMLYKALKS from the coding sequence ATGTTAGAACGTCATCCATTAGTCAAAGAATTTCCTGAGTTAAGAGAACAACTACATGCTATTAAAGAAGATCATTATATCAGTAATCAAATGAAGAAATATGAAGATCTAGATAAAAAAATATATAGTCTTGAAAGTACAGGAATGTTCGAAGACTCACAACTTGAAGATCTTAAGAAACAAAGATTAGAAATTAAAGATATGCTTTATAAAGCACTAAAAAGCTAA